A region of Anolis sagrei isolate rAnoSag1 chromosome 2, rAnoSag1.mat, whole genome shotgun sequence DNA encodes the following proteins:
- the LOC137096452 gene encoding LOW QUALITY PROTEIN: zinc finger protein 3-like (The sequence of the model RefSeq protein was modified relative to this genomic sequence to represent the inferred CDS: inserted 1 base in 1 codon), with the protein MTLLAHVHPPHEEGAVEPGIAPHSVSLHFIFLLPKWSILHLSLLNFILLVLANHLSNPLQRSQNVPTGKKLHKCATSENDFKSRRYQERHQQSHTGQKPHQCSLCEKCFSRKDXSGEVIHTGMKHYTCSQCGKRFTLRCSLKNHQRIHTGEKPYECSQCGKCFTRRSSLKEHQRIHTGEKPYECSQCGKCFTWRSSLKDHQRIHAGEKLFECSQCGKSYVCGVSLKKYQRIHTGQKPYECSQCGKCFRQRLYFIAHQRIHTGKKPYCALNVEEASLGNIC; encoded by the exons atgacattgttggctcacgttcaCCCTCCCCATGAGGAGggtgctgttgagccaggcatcgccccccattctgtatctttgcatttcatttttctcctgcctaagtggagtatcttgcatttgtccctgttgaacttcattttgttagttttggccaatcatctctctaatccttTACAGAGATCCCAAAATGTTCCTACAGGAAAGAAACTGCATAAATGTGCTACTAGTGAGAATGACTTCAAATCTAGAAGGTACCAGGAACGCCACCAGCAAAGTCACACTGGACAAAAGCCACACCAATGTTCTCTGTGCGAGAAATGCTTCAGCCGGAAAG AATCAGGTGAGGTAATTCATACTGGGATGAAACACTATACATGCTCTCAGTGTGGCAAACGATTCACTTTGAGGTGTAGCTTGAAGAATCATCAACGAATtcatactggagagaaaccctatgaatgctcTCAGTGTGGCAAGTGTTTCACTCGGAGATCTAGCTTGAAGGAACATCAACGAATtcatactggagagaaaccctatgaatgttcTCAGTGTGGCAAGTGTTTCACTTGGAGATCTAGCTTGAAGGACCATCAAAGAATCCATGCTGGAGAGAAACTCTTTGAATGTTCTCAGTGTGGGAAGTCTTACGTTTGTGGAGTCAGCTTGAAGAAGTATCAAAGAATTCATACTGgacagaaaccctatgaatgttcTCAGTGTGGGAAATGCTTCCGACAGAGGTTATATTTTATTGCTCACCAGAGAATCCATACTGGAAAGAAACCGTATTGTGCCTTGAATGTGGAAGAGGCTTCCCTTGGCAATATCTGTTGA